The following proteins are co-located in the Roseiconus lacunae genome:
- the cysC gene encoding adenylyl-sulfate kinase has product MSESSSDISDDIVWHEHSVDRALREKVLGQRGCVVWFTGLSGCGKSTVANALDVMLNRQGRATTLLDGDNVRHGLCAPPAVLASEHGEEFSQRFGLGFGAVDREENIRRIGSVAALMAGAGLITLTAFVSPYRKDRDRVRAIVNETGGDDFIEVFVDTPLEICESRDPKGLYKKARAGEIKNFTGISDPYESPESPEIRLDGGAGRSVVEMATEVAEYLKQHNRI; this is encoded by the coding sequence ATGTCTGAATCCTCCTCCGATATTTCCGACGACATCGTTTGGCATGAACACAGTGTCGACCGGGCGCTGCGTGAAAAAGTGCTCGGTCAACGAGGATGCGTGGTTTGGTTCACGGGGCTGAGCGGTTGCGGCAAAAGCACGGTCGCCAATGCGCTCGACGTGATGCTCAATCGTCAGGGGCGAGCGACGACGCTATTGGACGGTGACAATGTTCGTCACGGACTGTGTGCCCCGCCGGCGGTGTTGGCGAGCGAGCATGGTGAGGAGTTTTCGCAGCGTTTTGGGTTGGGCTTTGGGGCGGTCGATCGCGAAGAAAACATCCGCCGAATCGGTAGCGTCGCCGCATTGATGGCCGGTGCCGGGCTGATCACCCTGACGGCGTTCGTCAGTCCTTACCGTAAAGACCGCGACCGGGTACGGGCGATCGTCAACGAAACCGGCGGCGATGATTTTATTGAGGTGTTCGTTGATACTCCGTTGGAGATTTGCGAATCCCGCGACCCGAAAGGCCTGTACAAAAAGGCCCGCGCCGGTGAGATCAAAAACTTTACCGGTATTAGCGATCCTTATGAGTCACCGGAGTCCCCTGAGATCCGTCTCGATGGGGGGGCTGGTCGGTCGGTAGTGGAGATGGCGACGGAAGTTGCCGAGTACTTAAAACAGCACAATCGGATCTGA
- a CDS encoding protein kinase domain-containing protein: MNDRSKQTDKLGDEPTPHDVSDKTSGSLGDASTHVTRIDETPARTHRVAGWIPSVIDRFQIIEQVGMGGFGTVYRANDPKLNREVAIKVVRPDVAANHKSVQRFRREAETAASMQHPGIMPVYEAGEFDGLPFYVMPFCDGLDLSQYLRRQGGLVDSEWSARLIASVAAAVGYGHRNGVVHRDLKPGNIMLSRQSDDSDRNGGARPMVVDFGLAGALTGSLHQTRTSMVIGTPLYMSPEQARLIDRTIGPPSDVFSLGAILYRLLTGVSPIDTDRYVQVIDELRECGFPSVRSKRAGVDRTLDTICMKCLRLYPEDRYRSANELAEDLMRYLEGQPIKAARATWVDRWRWFARKPQRLTEAGLVSLFANLLVAGIALLSILPSIPGVQLNLGVEASFEFLMTQLGIAVGHSFFAGIAFGVIRRNRTAFIAGMVTSIFSFGLVTGLLAGLVEPLFYYQDRPTAMWIMHVFLFLIFAFQLVFFVNSVPAFLQSVASSRRSKTLHDDNASAGPSEGEEDIARDVADGKTRPLSDSDLGSLPVEWPMTVQEQRIEGLVREWFDQIFNHRNVEVIDRIAAPDIALFAEGETRRGREVIHHRIATLLAAFDPMHLTIEEIYVSGTTVVAFWHVRKRHVGEFLGIAPTHRWVDLRGSSKATFHGEQMVSSRDHWDVQDLIRKLQGESSAPI; encoded by the coding sequence ATGAATGATCGATCGAAGCAGACAGATAAGCTAGGAGACGAACCGACTCCGCATGATGTTTCTGACAAGACTAGCGGTAGCTTGGGCGACGCGTCCACGCACGTGACTCGGATCGACGAAACCCCTGCCAGGACACATCGCGTTGCCGGTTGGATTCCCAGCGTGATCGATCGTTTTCAGATCATCGAGCAAGTCGGGATGGGCGGTTTCGGAACGGTTTATCGCGCCAACGATCCGAAGCTCAATCGCGAGGTAGCGATCAAGGTCGTTCGCCCCGATGTCGCCGCCAACCATAAAAGTGTCCAGCGGTTTCGTCGTGAGGCCGAGACCGCCGCTTCGATGCAGCATCCCGGGATCATGCCGGTCTACGAAGCAGGCGAGTTCGACGGTCTGCCGTTCTACGTGATGCCGTTCTGTGACGGACTGGATTTGTCACAGTACCTCCGTCGCCAGGGGGGGCTTGTCGATTCGGAGTGGTCGGCACGCTTGATCGCCTCCGTGGCTGCCGCGGTTGGCTATGGTCATCGCAATGGAGTCGTACATCGCGATTTGAAGCCCGGCAACATCATGCTGTCGCGTCAATCAGACGACTCGGACCGGAACGGCGGAGCCAGACCCATGGTGGTTGATTTCGGGTTGGCCGGAGCACTCACAGGAAGCTTGCACCAAACACGCACCAGCATGGTGATCGGGACACCGCTTTACATGTCTCCCGAGCAGGCGAGGTTGATCGATCGCACGATCGGTCCGCCATCGGATGTTTTTTCGCTCGGCGCGATCCTGTATCGCTTGCTGACCGGGGTGTCGCCGATCGATACCGATCGCTATGTCCAAGTGATCGATGAACTTCGTGAATGTGGCTTTCCCAGCGTTCGTTCCAAGCGGGCGGGAGTCGATCGTACGCTGGATACAATCTGCATGAAGTGTTTGCGGTTATATCCGGAGGATCGCTATCGCTCGGCGAATGAGCTGGCCGAAGACCTGATGCGTTACCTCGAAGGTCAGCCGATCAAGGCGGCGCGGGCGACTTGGGTAGATCGATGGCGGTGGTTCGCACGGAAGCCCCAGCGCTTGACCGAAGCCGGCTTGGTTTCGTTGTTCGCCAATTTGTTGGTCGCGGGAATCGCATTGCTGTCGATCTTGCCATCGATCCCCGGGGTGCAGTTGAACCTTGGGGTGGAGGCATCATTCGAGTTTTTAATGACGCAATTGGGAATCGCCGTGGGGCATTCGTTCTTTGCCGGGATTGCTTTCGGCGTGATCCGACGAAACCGCACCGCGTTTATCGCCGGAATGGTGACGTCGATATTCAGTTTTGGGCTAGTAACGGGCTTGCTAGCTGGGTTGGTGGAGCCGCTTTTCTATTACCAAGACCGGCCGACCGCGATGTGGATCATGCACGTGTTCCTGTTTTTAATCTTCGCCTTTCAACTGGTGTTTTTCGTGAATTCCGTGCCCGCCTTTCTGCAAAGTGTGGCGTCGTCACGGCGATCGAAAACTCTTCATGACGACAACGCGTCTGCCGGTCCGTCTGAAGGCGAGGAGGATATCGCCAGAGATGTCGCCGACGGGAAAACTCGGCCGCTAAGCGATAGCGATCTCGGATCCTTGCCGGTGGAGTGGCCGATGACGGTCCAGGAGCAACGGATCGAAGGTCTGGTACGAGAGTGGTTTGACCAGATTTTCAATCATCGCAACGTCGAGGTCATCGATCGGATCGCCGCCCCGGATATCGCATTGTTTGCCGAAGGTGAAACAAGACGGGGACGTGAAGTGATTCATCATAGAATCGCGACCCTTTTGGCTGCATTCGACCCGATGCATCTGACGATTGAAGAGATCTACGTCAGTGGAACGACCGTTGTCGCTTTCTGGCATGTTCGCAAGCGTCATGTCGGCGAGTTCTTAGGGATCGCACCGACGCATCGGTGGGTGGACCTTCGCGGATCATCAAAGGCGACATTTCACGGCGAGCAAATGGTTTCCAGTCGTGATCACTGGGACGTCCAGGATCTGATACGGAAATTGCAAGGCGAATCGTCGGCGCCGATTTAG
- a CDS encoding aldehyde dehydrogenase family protein encodes MKETNQHGGLCEVLHWIGGKHRHSSCSATLINTNPETDERLSIVARGTAADVDAAVQSAANVQPGLAALGPSSREGILLRAAEILQRDRDAWAELLIQEIGSPITKAMMEIDIATRVLRANASMVRRMTGRTYPSDVPGRMSIAIREPLGVVAGITPFNVPLIKGVKHSSLPLALGNSFVGLPSRRAPQIADRLATLYAEAGLPDGAFNLVYGLGAEIGPALIRHPLISAVSFTGSAAVGKQVHADCGQFQKRVTLELGGKNPIVILDDADLEKAIPAALKGGFIYQGQICMASSRVIVQRSIADAFIAAFVGAAKSLPMGDLRDRSTVIGPVIDDASRRRISATIADARRLGAEVLCGNQWTDNRLNPTVLGCVTEQMRIAREEIFGPVVTIETVETESDAIRLANSGPAMLSAAVFTRDVDRAFTLARSLNTGMVHLNDMTIQQEPEVPFGSDGEAGFGREGMETGVDDFTKWKWITLAGSPSHNKTQ; translated from the coding sequence GTGAAAGAAACGAATCAGCACGGCGGCCTTTGCGAAGTCCTCCATTGGATCGGAGGAAAACATCGGCACTCTTCGTGCTCGGCAACGCTTATCAATACGAATCCTGAAACGGACGAACGACTATCGATCGTCGCCCGTGGGACCGCTGCCGATGTCGATGCCGCCGTCCAGTCCGCCGCCAATGTGCAACCCGGTCTGGCCGCACTCGGCCCGAGTTCGCGGGAGGGCATTCTACTGCGTGCCGCTGAAATCCTGCAGCGAGACCGCGACGCCTGGGCCGAATTGTTGATCCAGGAAATCGGCTCGCCGATCACAAAAGCGATGATGGAAATCGACATCGCAACACGTGTCCTGAGAGCCAACGCGTCGATGGTGCGACGGATGACCGGTCGCACCTATCCCAGTGACGTACCGGGTCGGATGAGCATCGCGATCCGCGAACCACTCGGCGTCGTCGCGGGGATCACGCCGTTTAACGTCCCCTTGATTAAGGGCGTCAAACACAGCAGCCTGCCGCTGGCGCTGGGAAACAGTTTCGTCGGGCTGCCCTCGCGCCGGGCACCGCAGATCGCCGATCGCTTGGCTACGCTCTACGCCGAAGCCGGGTTACCCGACGGCGCTTTCAACCTTGTTTATGGCTTGGGTGCCGAAATCGGCCCGGCATTGATTCGGCACCCGCTTATCAGCGCCGTTAGCTTTACCGGGTCGGCCGCCGTCGGCAAACAAGTCCACGCGGACTGCGGGCAGTTCCAAAAGCGGGTCACTCTGGAACTCGGTGGTAAGAATCCAATCGTGATTCTTGACGACGCCGATTTGGAAAAGGCGATCCCTGCGGCCTTGAAGGGTGGCTTCATTTATCAGGGACAGATCTGCATGGCGTCCAGCCGAGTGATCGTCCAACGTTCGATCGCGGACGCCTTCATCGCAGCGTTCGTGGGCGCGGCGAAGTCACTTCCGATGGGCGACCTCCGTGATCGATCCACCGTGATCGGCCCGGTCATCGATGACGCTTCACGACGACGAATCAGCGCGACGATCGCGGACGCGCGCCGACTGGGTGCGGAAGTCTTGTGTGGCAATCAATGGACCGATAACCGACTGAACCCAACCGTGCTCGGGTGTGTCACCGAACAGATGCGAATCGCTCGCGAAGAGATCTTCGGCCCGGTGGTCACCATCGAAACGGTCGAGACGGAAAGCGATGCGATCCGGCTAGCCAATTCCGGCCCGGCGATGCTCTCCGCTGCCGTCTTCACGCGCGATGTCGACCGAGCCTTCACGCTCGCTCGCTCTCTGAATACCGGGATGGTCCATCTCAATGACATGACCATCCAACAAGAACCCGAAGTCCCGTTCGGCAGCGACGGTGAAGCGGGCTTCGGACGCGAAGGCATGGAAACCGGCGTGGACGACTTCACCAAATGGAAGTGGATCACGCTCGCGGGATCGCCTTCGCACAATAAAACTCAATAA
- the rpsO gene encoding 30S ribosomal protein S15, producing the protein MTISKERKAEVIKEHGSQEGDSGSPEVQIAILTERINGLTEHMRTHHKDYASRRGLLGLVSKRRRLLDYVRGEDPQRYLDIIGKLGIRK; encoded by the coding sequence ATGACGATTTCGAAAGAACGTAAAGCTGAGGTCATCAAGGAGCACGGTTCGCAGGAAGGTGACTCGGGTTCGCCAGAAGTTCAGATTGCGATTCTGACCGAGCGAATCAATGGCTTGACCGAACACATGAGGACACATCACAAGGATTACGCTTCGCGGCGTGGTTTGTTGGGATTGGTCAGCAAGCGTCGTCGCTTGTTGGACTACGTCCGTGGTGAGGACCCGCAGCGGTACCTCGATATCATCGGAAAGCTGGGCATCCGAAAGTAG
- the pnp gene encoding polyribonucleotide nucleotidyltransferase, with the protein MTVNKIRVEKKIGSQVLSFETGQLAKQASGSVLVQYGETVVLVAATSSSPRPGIDFFPLTCDYRERFAAAGKFPGGFLKREGRPSTKEILSSRLIDRPIRPLWPEGFMDEVQVQAMVVASDQENDGDVLAMNGAAAALSVSSLPFLGPVASVRVGKVNGELVAFPTNSELEESELDMIVSGSKEQVAMIEGFANEMPEDQMMEAIQFAHGVIRDIIDLQQELVDQVKPQKDEYVAPEDDGLLEKLRSAYYDAFKTAMQTSGKHDRAAACSELRDKAIAEMIPDPEAEGAICVKRFKSVWHDLEGIVARDLIVSGTRPDGRDTTSLRHIHCETDVLPRVHGSAIFQRGETQALITVTLGTARDEQRVDGLHDEFSKKFMLDYNFPPFSVGECRPIRGPGRREIGHGCLAERSVAPVLPTADDFPYTVRVISDITESNGSSSMASVCGATLALMASGVPISNPVAGISVGLVRKSEDDFVLLTDILGSEDHFGDMDFKIAGTQNGITGIQLDLKVTGISDEIIRATLKQSREARIEILRKMLTTIPRPRREIAPTAPRLLRTRISPDKIGALIGPGGKNIRGIQETTGCVIEVEDDGTVLVAGNNKDSAAEAMKQVEACTATVQIGKIYDGIVSSIKDFGAFVEILPGRDGLCHISELSSGYISSIDKVVRVGDAMKVLVIDVDEHDRVKLSRRQALEELGEPDEIAAMVGEDEESGDRGGDDGDRPRRRGGSGRRRGGNGGGRSRRD; encoded by the coding sequence GTGACTGTCAATAAAATTCGCGTTGAGAAGAAGATCGGCAGCCAAGTCCTGTCGTTCGAGACCGGGCAACTGGCTAAGCAAGCGTCCGGATCGGTTCTCGTGCAGTACGGCGAAACAGTCGTATTGGTTGCCGCAACGAGCAGTTCGCCACGGCCCGGGATCGACTTTTTCCCGTTGACCTGCGATTACCGTGAGCGTTTTGCCGCGGCCGGTAAATTCCCCGGCGGTTTTTTGAAGCGTGAAGGACGTCCGTCGACCAAAGAGATCTTGAGCTCGCGTTTGATCGACCGACCGATTCGTCCCCTGTGGCCGGAAGGCTTCATGGACGAAGTTCAAGTTCAAGCCATGGTCGTCGCGAGCGATCAAGAGAATGACGGCGACGTGTTGGCCATGAATGGTGCCGCCGCCGCGCTGTCGGTTAGTTCGTTGCCCTTCCTGGGCCCGGTCGCATCGGTGCGTGTCGGAAAGGTCAACGGCGAACTGGTGGCCTTCCCAACCAATTCGGAACTTGAAGAAAGCGAATTGGACATGATTGTCAGCGGCTCGAAAGAGCAAGTCGCGATGATCGAGGGTTTTGCCAATGAGATGCCCGAAGATCAAATGATGGAAGCGATTCAGTTCGCTCATGGTGTGATCCGTGACATCATCGATCTGCAGCAGGAGCTGGTCGATCAGGTCAAGCCGCAAAAGGACGAGTACGTTGCTCCCGAAGACGACGGATTGCTCGAGAAATTGCGTTCGGCGTACTACGACGCCTTCAAGACCGCGATGCAAACATCCGGTAAGCATGATCGCGCCGCCGCGTGCTCGGAACTGCGTGACAAAGCAATTGCCGAGATGATTCCGGATCCGGAAGCCGAAGGCGCGATCTGCGTCAAACGCTTCAAGTCGGTCTGGCATGATCTGGAAGGAATCGTCGCCCGTGACCTGATTGTTTCGGGGACCCGCCCCGACGGTCGCGATACGACCAGCTTACGTCACATCCACTGTGAAACCGACGTCCTGCCTCGCGTTCACGGTTCGGCAATTTTCCAGCGTGGCGAAACCCAAGCGTTGATCACCGTCACGCTTGGCACCGCCCGCGACGAACAACGCGTCGACGGTTTGCATGACGAGTTCAGCAAAAAGTTCATGCTCGATTACAACTTTCCACCGTTCTCGGTGGGTGAGTGCCGCCCGATTCGTGGCCCCGGCCGTCGTGAAATCGGTCACGGTTGCCTGGCCGAACGAAGTGTCGCCCCGGTTCTGCCAACCGCCGACGATTTCCCCTACACCGTTCGTGTGATCAGCGACATCACCGAATCGAACGGCAGTAGCTCGATGGCTTCGGTCTGTGGTGCGACCTTGGCCCTGATGGCCTCCGGGGTCCCGATTAGCAACCCCGTCGCAGGGATTTCGGTCGGACTGGTTCGTAAGTCCGAAGATGACTTTGTGTTGTTGACCGACATTTTGGGCTCTGAAGATCACTTCGGTGACATGGACTTCAAAATCGCCGGAACCCAGAACGGGATCACCGGTATTCAGTTGGACTTGAAGGTCACTGGCATCAGCGACGAAATCATTCGTGCGACGCTCAAACAATCGCGTGAAGCCCGCATCGAAATCCTTCGCAAGATGTTGACCACCATCCCACGGCCGCGTCGCGAAATCGCTCCGACCGCACCGCGTTTGTTACGAACTCGAATTTCACCCGATAAGATCGGTGCGTTGATCGGCCCCGGCGGAAAGAACATTCGTGGCATCCAGGAAACGACCGGCTGCGTGATCGAAGTCGAAGACGACGGAACAGTTTTGGTCGCCGGCAACAACAAGGACTCGGCCGCCGAAGCGATGAAGCAAGTCGAAGCCTGCACCGCGACCGTTCAGATCGGAAAGATCTACGACGGAATCGTCAGCAGCATCAAAGACTTCGGTGCCTTCGTTGAGATCCTTCCCGGCCGTGACGGTCTGTGTCACATCAGCGAATTGAGCAGCGGCTACATCAGCAGCATCGACAAGGTCGTTCGCGTCGGTGATGCGATGAAGGTCCTCGTCATCGATGTCGACGAACATGACCGCGTAAAACTCAGCCGTCGCCAGGCGCTCGAAGAGCTTGGCGAGCCCGATGAGATCGCCGCAATGGTCGGTGAAGACGAAGAATCGGGCGATCGCGGTGGAGACGACGGTGACCGTCCTCGACGCCGTGGTGGCAGCGGACGTCGACGCGGCGGCAACGGCGGCGGACGCTCGCGTCGCGACTGA